GAAAGAGGTTGAGATGAGCAATGAAACGTCAATCTGGGTTTTATCGGTACTTCCCTGGAACAGTGTTTCATCTTTTTATCTTGTTGTCGTGTGTCGTCTCCTTTTTCCCCTTCGTTGCCTGGGGGGCTCCGACATACACCTTCAAATTGGGCAATTCTGTGGCCGAGGACCATCCTTATACTTTAGGGTGTCTTAGATTTAAAGAGCTTGTAGAGGAAAGAACAAAAGGGGATATTGTCATCAACGTCTTCCCCAACGGACAGTTGGGAACGGGCGAACGTGATCTCATTGAGGGGTTGCAGTTGGGAACCGTAGAGATGTATTTGGGCTCAACGGGGCCTATGGCTGGTTTTGAAAAAAAGTTTCTTCTATTTGATTTCCCCTTCCTCTTCAAAAATAAAAAACATGTCTATGCGGTGCTTGATGGCGAAATTGGAACTTATATTCTGGGGTTGCTGGATAAACTGGGCATAAAAGGATTGGGGTGGGCAGAAAATGGTTTTCGTAACTTTACGAATTCAAAGCGTCCAATCCAAACCTCCAAGGATGTTGCAGGCTTGAAATTGCGTACCATGGAAAACAAAGCGCATATGGCCATGTGGCGTGCGCTTAAGGCTGACCCTACCCCCATGGCCTTCAGCGAACTTTTTACTGCTTTGCAACAAGGCACCATTGATGGGGAGGAAAATCCTATCCCAATCATTTATACTTCAAAATTTTATGAGGTCCAGAAGCATTTGGCACTGACTCGACACGTGTTTTCTCCCTCATTCCTCGCGATGGCCAAACCCGTTTTTGATTCATTACCTCCGGATTATCAAGAAATTGTCCTTACCTCGGCTAAAGAGGCTGTCCTCTACGAGCGAGAGCAAATCACAAAAATGGAGGAAGAGCAAATTTCCCTTCTAAAAGAGCGGGGGATGGAGATAACGGAACCTAATCTCCAGGAATTTCGGGAAAAAACGGAATCGGTATACGCTGACTTTCGAGGAGAACTGGGGGATGATGCGAAACTTCTGGAAAAGATTATCGAGATCGGCAAACAATATTAGGCTCTAGCCTGGTTCTATAACGCCCCTATTTTCGATAGGGGCGTTATAGAATATAAGAATATAAAGCTAGTATTGGAGACCACTTACAGTCTATCGCTTTTTGGGGAAATGACTCAGGCCGTCACCCGGAGGAGGGGGGAAGCGATTTGTGGAAAATGTACAAGAGGACCATGGATATTGCTGAGAGACTTACGGGATACGTTCTTTATATCCTTGTTGGATTCATGGTAGTTGTGGTTTTTCTTCAAGTCATATTCCGCTTTATCCTGCACGCGTCGTTGCCTTGGTCGGAAGAGGCTTCACGCTACATAATGATTTGGATCGCCCTATTGGGGGCCAGCGTTGGTTTGCGCCATAAAGCTCATATTGGAGTAGAAGCGCTTTTTAACTATTTAGGGACGGCTAAGCGCCGTTTATTCTCCTTGTTGATTGGTTTTGTGCAAGTTTATTTTTTTGGCGCGATGATTTATTATGCATGTAATATACTAAAAGTTGTCATAAAACAAAAATCCCCTGCAATGGAGATCTCCATGGGACTTCCGTATAGTTCCCTAATTGTCGGAGGGGGCTTAATGTTGCTTTACTCCGTGGAATTTTTGGGAAATACGATAAAAGATTGTCGTTCGCTGCGAGAGGAGGGTAAAAGTTGACAACATTGCTTTTTGCCTCGTTGGTATTCTTCTTCATTATGAATGTTCCTATTGCAATAGCGATAGGAGCATCGACATTGACGGCGCTCCTTTGCGCAAGCCCCTTTCCCCCTCTCGTCATTTTTCAAAAGATGTTTACCGCCATGGATTCGTTTCCTCTGATGGCCATTCCATTCTTTATCCTGGCCGGAGCACTGATGGAGACCGGAGGGATATCGCGCCGGCTCATTCATCTGGCGAACACCTTCGTGGGCCATTTCGCGGGTGGCCTTGCCTTCGTCGCCATCATCGCCAGCATGTTTTTCGGGGCCATTTCAGGGGCGGCTGCGGCCTGTGTCGCCGCGATTGGAAGTGTTCTCATCCCTGAGATGGTTACACGCGGATATGGAAAGCCCTACACCGCCGCCGTCCAGGCCACGGCCGGAACCCTTGGGGTCATGATCCCGCCAAGCATCCCTATGATCATCTACGGTGTCATGACCGGTGTGTCCGTTGGGGCTCTCTTCATGGGTGGAGTCCTGCCGGGGGTGCTGGTTGGACTCTCCCTGATGTTTGTTGCGTGGCTGATTGCCCGCCGGCGCGGTTACCGAGGCGAACGGCACTACTCGTGGCCGGAACGAGGAGCGGCCTTTCTGGATGCCTTCTGGGCCCTGCTGATGCCGGCCATCATCCTTGGGGGTATCTACGGCGGCGTGTTTACCCCTACGGAGGCCGCTGTCGTTGCGGTGGTCTACGGTCTTTTTGTGGGGCTCTTCATCTATCGTGAGCTCCGTGTCGCGCAGCTCAAATCCATCTTCGTGAACACGGCGGTTGGTACCGCGATCATCCTTTTCATCATTGGAACCTCTTCGGCCTTCAGCTGGGTGATTACCTCCAGACGTGTGCCCCAGATGGTGGCGGAGGGAATGCTGACTCTCTCCTCAAGCCCTGTCGTTATCCTCCTTTTAATCAACCTCCTGCTGCTCTTCATCGGGACGTTCATGGAGACGGTCGCCTCCATTATCATTCTCGTTCCCGTGTTGATGCCTGTTCTGCAGACTATCGGGGTGGACCCGCTGCATTTCGGAATCGTTATCGTGGTCAACCTCGCCATTGGTATGGTTACCCCACCGTTAGGCGTTTGTCTTTTTGTCAGCTGCGGCATCGCGAAAATTTCTCTTGAGGACATTTCTCGTGCGGCATTGCCCTTCATCCTGGTGATGATCCTCGATATTCTCCTGCTCAGCTATCTGCCATTTTTGAGCACAGCCCTGCCGCGTCTGATGGGGCTCTACTGACCTATTGAGGGTAAGGCGAAGGCTATCCTCAAAATCGAAACTTTTTGATATACTGTCCTCCGTGTTGTCAATCACACACATTCGGCGCGGGGCCGCAAAGGTGTTCCGCATGTCGCCCTCGGGCGGGGCGCGGGATCGAGGAGCCCCAATAAAGGCGCCGGGTGGAGGCTTAACCTTTGGGAGGTTGAAAAAGTGGCAGTTGTGAGCATGAAGCAGTTGCTGGAGTGCGGCGTGCACTTCGGGCACCAGACGAGGCGCTGGAACCCCAAGATGAAGCCCTACATCTTCACGGAGCGCAACGGGGTCTACATCATCGACCTGCAGAAGACCGTGAGGGGCCTGGACAGGGCGTATGATTTCATCCGAACGACGGCCTCGGAGGGGGGCACGGTGCTCTTCGTCGGGACCAAGCGCCAGGCGCAGGACACGATTCGCGACGAGGCGACGCGCTGCGGCCAGCATTTCATCAACCAGCGCTGGCTGGGTGGACTGATGACGAATTTCCCCACGATCCGTAAGCGCGTCCAGCGGATGCTGGAGCTCCGCAAGTACGACGAGGACAATACCTGGGAGAAATTCTCCAAGAAGGAGCTCGCCGCGCTGCGCAAGGAGCAGCTGAAGCTCGAGAAGTACCTGGGCGGCATCGCCAAGATGACGGTCGTCCCGGACGCGATTTTCCTGATCGATCCGCGCCGCGAGGAGAACGCCATAGCCGAGGCCCGCAAGCTGGGCGTGCCGGTAGTCTCAATTGTCGATACGAACTGCGATCCCGAGGTGATCGACTACCCCATCCCGGGCAATGACGACGCCATCCGCGCCATCAAGCTGATCACGGGTCTTATGGCGAACGCGGTGATCGAGGGCCGGCAGGGCGAGGACGAGGTCGCCCCCGCGGAGGCCGATAAGGCCGAGGAGGAGGCCAAGCCCGTGGACGTCAGCGAGAACGATCTGATCGCGGTTCGCGAGCGTCTGCACAATACCTACGGCAGCGACGACGGTGAAGGCAAGGGGGATCGTTAATATGGCCGAGATTTCCGCAGGCGCGGTTAAGGAGCTCCGGGAGCGCACGGGCTCCGGGATGATGGACTGCAAGAAGGCATTGGCCGAGACGAACGGCGACGTGGAGAAGGCCATCGACTACCTTCGCGAGAAGGGACTCGCCAAGGCGGCCAAGAAGGCCAGCCGGACGGCGAGCGACGGCCGCATCTTCCACTACGTCCACAACAACTTCAAGGTGGGCGCGCTGGTGGAGCTGAACAGCGAGACGGACTTCGTCGCCAAGACGGACGAGTTCAACGAGCTGGGGCACGAGATCGCCATGCACATCACGGCGGCGAATCCCCTCTACCTTCGTCCTGAGGACGTCCCGGTGGAGGACCTGGAGCGCGAGAAGGAGATTTACCGTCAGCAGCTCCGGGACGAGGGCAAGCCCGAAGACCGCATCGAGAAGATCGTGGAGGGCAAGGTCCGCAAGTTCTACGAGACGACCTGCCTGATGGAGCAGGCCTACATCAGGGACCCCGACAAGAAGATCGCCGACCTGGTGGTGGAGATGATCGCCAAGCTGGGCGAGAACATCGTCGTTAAGCGCTTTGCCCGCTTCATGATCGGGGAATGACTTATTGAATACCGCTTCAGCATGACGGATCCGGCGTGGACGATTCCTTCCTCCGCGCCGGATTTTTGTTGCGCGCAGGGGACTTCGTTCGTATTTTTGTTCCGTTGTATCTTTGTTCTGTTGAAGGGGGGATTGCGATGCCGAGGTACAAGCGGGTCCTATTGAAGCTCTCCGGGGAGGTGCTGGCCGGGGACGGGCACTTTGGCCTCGATTTCGACACGATGCGTCGGATCGGGGCGGAGCTCGCTGCGGTTCACCGTGCGGGCGTCGAGCTGTGCATGGTGGTGGGCGGCGGCAACATGCTGCGGGGCCGGGACGTTGAGAAGCTGGGCATCGAGCGGGCCCAGGCCGATTACATGGGCATGCTGGGGACGGTGGTCAACGCCCTGGGGCTCCAGGACGTCCTGGAGAAGCTGGGCGTCCCGACTCGCGTCCAGACCGCGATCGAGATGCGGGCGGTCGCAGAGCCCTACATCCGCCGCCGCGCCCTGCGGCACATGGAGAAGGGGCGCGTGGTGATCTTCGCCGCGGGGACGGGCTCCCCGTTCTTCTCGACGGACACCACCGCAGCCCTGCGGGCGGCGGAGATGAACGCGGACTGCATGGTCAAGGGGACGAAGGTGGACGGGATTTACGACAGGGACCCGAGCGCCTTCAAGGACGCGAAGTTCCTCTCCCGTGTCACCTACAGCGAGGCGCTGCGCGACGGCATCGAGGTCATGGACGCCTCCGCGTTCTCCCTTTGCCGCGAGAACCGGATCCCGATCCTCGTCCTGAACGTTCAGAATCAGGGCGCCCTGGTTTCGGCGCTTGTAAAAGGCGAGCGAATTGGTACAATCGTGGAAGAAGGGGAGTAGCCCGGGTAAGGCGGCGCCCCCCCGTCTTTCTGGCCGTCACACGTGTGGACGTGTCCGGAATACGGGAACAAGTGAGCAAAAAAAAACTGAGAGTGAAAAATTGAGAGGAGGAAAAACGTTATGCCCAGAAACGAGATTAAGCAGCTGCGGGACAGGATGGAGAAGGCTGTAGCGTTTTTGCATAACGAATACCTGGCGATCCGGACCGGCCGGGCCCATCCGGGGCTGGTAAGCGACATCAAGGCGGACTACTACGGTACTCCGACGCCCCTCAAGCAGATGGCGAACATCACGATCCCCGAGGGCCGCAAGATCCAGATAGCGCCCTTCGACCGCTCCAGCCTGAAGGTGATTGAGAAGGCCATTTTGGCCTCGAACCTCGGGATCACCCCTCAGAACGACGGGGAATGCATCCGCCTGACCCTGCCGGAGCTCACGCGGGAGCGGCGAGTAGAGCTGACGAAGCTCCTGGCAAAGAAGGCCGAGGAGACGCGCGTCGTCCTGAGGAACCACCGCCGCGATTCCGTCGA
This portion of the uncultured Fretibacterium sp. genome encodes:
- a CDS encoding TRAP transporter small permease → MYKRTMDIAERLTGYVLYILVGFMVVVVFLQVIFRFILHASLPWSEEASRYIMIWIALLGASVGLRHKAHIGVEALFNYLGTAKRRLFSLLIGFVQVYFFGAMIYYACNILKVVIKQKSPAMEISMGLPYSSLIVGGGLMLLYSVEFLGNTIKDCRSLREEGKS
- a CDS encoding TRAP transporter substrate-binding protein, which codes for MKRQSGFYRYFPGTVFHLFILLSCVVSFFPFVAWGAPTYTFKLGNSVAEDHPYTLGCLRFKELVEERTKGDIVINVFPNGQLGTGERDLIEGLQLGTVEMYLGSTGPMAGFEKKFLLFDFPFLFKNKKHVYAVLDGEIGTYILGLLDKLGIKGLGWAENGFRNFTNSKRPIQTSKDVAGLKLRTMENKAHMAMWRALKADPTPMAFSELFTALQQGTIDGEENPIPIIYTSKFYEVQKHLALTRHVFSPSFLAMAKPVFDSLPPDYQEIVLTSAKEAVLYEREQITKMEEEQISLLKERGMEITEPNLQEFREKTESVYADFRGELGDDAKLLEKIIEIGKQY
- the rpsB gene encoding 30S ribosomal protein S2 codes for the protein MAVVSMKQLLECGVHFGHQTRRWNPKMKPYIFTERNGVYIIDLQKTVRGLDRAYDFIRTTASEGGTVLFVGTKRQAQDTIRDEATRCGQHFINQRWLGGLMTNFPTIRKRVQRMLELRKYDEDNTWEKFSKKELAALRKEQLKLEKYLGGIAKMTVVPDAIFLIDPRREENAIAEARKLGVPVVSIVDTNCDPEVIDYPIPGNDDAIRAIKLITGLMANAVIEGRQGEDEVAPAEADKAEEEAKPVDVSENDLIAVRERLHNTYGSDDGEGKGDR
- a CDS encoding TRAP transporter large permease yields the protein MVFFFIMNVPIAIAIGASTLTALLCASPFPPLVIFQKMFTAMDSFPLMAIPFFILAGALMETGGISRRLIHLANTFVGHFAGGLAFVAIIASMFFGAISGAAAACVAAIGSVLIPEMVTRGYGKPYTAAVQATAGTLGVMIPPSIPMIIYGVMTGVSVGALFMGGVLPGVLVGLSLMFVAWLIARRRGYRGERHYSWPERGAAFLDAFWALLMPAIILGGIYGGVFTPTEAAVVAVVYGLFVGLFIYRELRVAQLKSIFVNTAVGTAIILFIIGTSSAFSWVITSRRVPQMVAEGMLTLSSSPVVILLLINLLLLFIGTFMETVASIIILVPVLMPVLQTIGVDPLHFGIVIVVNLAIGMVTPPLGVCLFVSCGIAKISLEDISRAALPFILVMILDILLLSYLPFLSTALPRLMGLY
- the pyrH gene encoding UMP kinase, translating into MPRYKRVLLKLSGEVLAGDGHFGLDFDTMRRIGAELAAVHRAGVELCMVVGGGNMLRGRDVEKLGIERAQADYMGMLGTVVNALGLQDVLEKLGVPTRVQTAIEMRAVAEPYIRRRALRHMEKGRVVIFAAGTGSPFFSTDTTAALRAAEMNADCMVKGTKVDGIYDRDPSAFKDAKFLSRVTYSEALRDGIEVMDASAFSLCRENRIPILVLNVQNQGALVSALVKGERIGTIVEEGE
- the tsf gene encoding translation elongation factor Ts: MAEISAGAVKELRERTGSGMMDCKKALAETNGDVEKAIDYLREKGLAKAAKKASRTASDGRIFHYVHNNFKVGALVELNSETDFVAKTDEFNELGHEIAMHITAANPLYLRPEDVPVEDLEREKEIYRQQLRDEGKPEDRIEKIVEGKVRKFYETTCLMEQAYIRDPDKKIADLVVEMIAKLGENIVVKRFARFMIGE
- the frr gene encoding ribosome recycling factor; translated protein: MPRNEIKQLRDRMEKAVAFLHNEYLAIRTGRAHPGLVSDIKADYYGTPTPLKQMANITIPEGRKIQIAPFDRSSLKVIEKAILASNLGITPQNDGECIRLTLPELTRERRVELTKLLAKKAEETRVVLRNHRRDSVEVLKKMEKDSAITEDDLKKYTREVQDATDEYIKKVDEAYKAKEKEVLED